A genomic stretch from Desulfolutivibrio sulfodismutans DSM 3696 includes:
- a CDS encoding PP2C family protein-serine/threonine phosphatase has protein sequence MDSTTSSLVALLQSVCVVMVLAYGLTRTRVFAEILDGKRTPKNLAVMAVVFGLFSIYGTLSGVSILGSYINIRDLGPALAGLLAGPLAGLGAGLLGGAHRFTLGGPTCYGCTLSTILAGLVGGLVYRFRGGQLLTTTQAVALALGIEAFHMVAGVVFGTPVATALVVVRSAAVPMLVANALGMAVFVGIVRNVVEERRTRAAKEAIEGELRVARDIQMGIVPRMFPAFPDRPEVELYAMLDSAKEVGGDFYDYYALDENRIFLVIGDVAGKGVPASLFMAVTMTLFKAYTRPERGPVEIAARVNDKLAHDNESGLFVTAFCAILDLRTGRLDYANAGHNLPVAVRPGGTTAFLPPSGGLVLGAMPDFPYKVGTLTLAVGDTLLAYTDGVTEAMNDKNALFGNERLLEACRADRHRGPKELVEGIFQAVQAYAGDAPQSDDITILAVRYQGRNAIDHGP, from the coding sequence ATGGATTCGACCACATCGAGCCTTGTGGCGTTGCTCCAAAGCGTGTGCGTGGTCATGGTCCTGGCCTATGGCCTGACGCGCACCCGGGTGTTCGCCGAGATTCTTGACGGGAAACGCACGCCGAAAAACCTGGCCGTCATGGCCGTGGTTTTCGGCCTCTTCTCCATCTACGGCACCCTGTCCGGGGTCAGCATCCTCGGCTCCTACATCAACATCCGCGACCTGGGCCCGGCCCTGGCCGGTCTTTTGGCCGGTCCCCTGGCCGGACTCGGGGCGGGACTACTCGGCGGGGCCCATCGGTTCACCCTGGGCGGTCCCACCTGCTACGGCTGCACCCTGTCCACCATCCTGGCCGGACTGGTCGGCGGACTCGTGTATCGGTTCCGTGGCGGTCAGCTCCTCACCACGACCCAGGCCGTGGCCCTGGCCCTTGGCATCGAGGCCTTCCACATGGTGGCCGGGGTGGTTTTCGGCACGCCCGTGGCCACCGCCCTGGTCGTGGTCAGGTCCGCCGCCGTGCCCATGCTCGTGGCCAACGCCCTGGGCATGGCCGTCTTCGTCGGCATTGTGCGCAACGTCGTGGAGGAACGCCGCACCCGGGCGGCCAAGGAGGCCATCGAGGGCGAATTGCGGGTGGCGAGGGACATCCAGATGGGCATTGTGCCCAGGATGTTTCCGGCCTTTCCGGATCGGCCGGAGGTGGAGCTTTACGCCATGCTGGATTCGGCCAAGGAGGTGGGCGGCGATTTTTACGATTACTACGCCCTGGACGAAAACCGGATTTTTCTGGTCATCGGCGACGTGGCCGGAAAGGGCGTGCCGGCCTCGCTGTTCATGGCCGTGACCATGACCCTTTTCAAGGCCTATACCCGGCCGGAGCGGGGCCCGGTGGAAATCGCGGCCCGGGTCAACGACAAGCTGGCCCACGACAACGAGTCAGGGCTTTTCGTCACGGCCTTTTGCGCCATATTGGATTTGCGCACAGGCCGTCTCGACTACGCCAACGCCGGCCACAACCTGCCGGTCGCGGTGCGTCCGGGAGGGACCACGGCCTTTCTGCCGCCCTCGGGCGGGCTGGTGCTCGGGGCCATGCCCGATTTCCCCTATAAGGTCGGCACGCTCACCCTGGCTGTGGGGGATACGCTTCTGGCCTATACCGACGGCGTGACCGAGGCCATGAACGATAAAAACGCCCTGTTCGGCAACGAACGGCTGCTTGAAGCCTGCCGGGCCGACCGGCATCGGGGACCGAAAGAACTGGTCGAAGGCATCTTCCAGGCGGTTCAGGCCTATGCCGGGGACGCCCCCCAATCCGACGACATCACGATCCTGGCCGTGCGCTACCAGGGCCGTAACGCCATCGATCATGGCCCTTGA
- the hisF gene encoding imidazole glycerol phosphate synthase subunit HisF, producing MLSKRVIPCLDVRNGKLTKGVKFAGNVDIGDPVETARMYYEQGADEIVFYDITASAEGRGIMLDVVERVAAQIFIPFSVGGGISTVEDMRAVLVAGAEKISVNSAAVKNPDIISQGAQAFGSQCVVVGMDVKKVPVSETIPSGYEVVIHGGRKAMGLCALDWAKTVEALGAGEICLNSIDADGTKDGYELTLTRLIAENVGIPVIASGGAGNPDHMADALTQGKAQAALIASIVHYGEYTLPGIKEHLVGRGIKVRSVW from the coding sequence ATGCTCAGTAAACGCGTCATCCCCTGCCTGGACGTGCGAAACGGCAAACTCACCAAGGGCGTGAAATTTGCGGGCAACGTGGACATCGGCGATCCCGTGGAGACGGCCCGTATGTATTACGAGCAGGGCGCGGACGAGATCGTCTTCTACGACATCACCGCCTCCGCCGAGGGCCGGGGCATCATGCTCGACGTGGTGGAACGGGTGGCCGCCCAGATCTTCATCCCCTTCTCCGTGGGCGGCGGCATCTCCACGGTGGAGGACATGCGGGCCGTGCTCGTGGCCGGGGCGGAAAAGATCTCGGTCAATTCGGCGGCCGTGAAAAATCCGGACATCATCAGCCAGGGGGCCCAGGCCTTCGGCTCCCAGTGCGTGGTGGTGGGCATGGACGTAAAAAAGGTTCCTGTCTCCGAGACCATCCCTTCAGGCTACGAGGTGGTCATCCACGGCGGCCGCAAGGCCATGGGCCTGTGCGCCCTGGACTGGGCCAAGACCGTGGAGGCCCTGGGCGCGGGTGAGATATGCCTCAACTCCATCGACGCCGACGGCACCAAGGACGGCTACGAGCTGACGCTTACCCGGCTTATCGCGGAAAACGTGGGCATCCCGGTCATCGCCTCGGGCGGCGCGGGCAACCCCGACCACATGGCCGACGCCCTGACCCAGGGCAAGGCCCAGGCGGCGCTGATCGCCTCCATCGTGCATTACGGGGAATACACCCTGCCGGGCATCAAGGAGCATCTGGTCGGCCGGGGCATCAAGGTCCGCTCGGTGTGGTAG
- the rfaD gene encoding ADP-glyceromanno-heptose 6-epimerase, whose protein sequence is MHIVTGGAGFIGSAIVWKLNNMGVDDILIVDDLGHDDTFKNLVGLRFADYLHKDDFLVRIEGHTDPFNPAALVHMGACSATTETDAERLMRVNYHYSKSVCQYATSRDARFIHASSASTYGDGSRGFDDDPATLDDLRPLNMYALTKHLFDLWLRRHGFLSRVASLKFFNVFGPNEYHKGEMRSVVCKAFEKIRDTGRLALFKSDREDYPDGGQMRDFVWVKDCAEVVWWLLENPHAGGILNVGTGQARTWNDLARAVFAAMGREPKIDYVEMPGKLRGKYQYFTEARVERLRAAGYQAPMTPLEDAVADYVTGYLATDNPYLSAAISCA, encoded by the coding sequence ATGCATATCGTCACCGGCGGGGCGGGATTTATCGGCAGCGCCATCGTGTGGAAGTTGAACAACATGGGGGTCGACGACATCCTGATCGTCGACGACCTGGGCCATGACGACACGTTTAAAAATCTCGTGGGGCTTCGGTTTGCCGACTATCTGCACAAGGACGACTTCCTGGTCCGCATCGAGGGCCACACCGACCCCTTCAACCCGGCGGCCCTGGTGCACATGGGCGCCTGTTCCGCAACCACCGAGACCGACGCCGAGCGGCTCATGCGCGTCAACTACCACTATTCCAAATCCGTGTGCCAGTACGCCACAAGCCGCGACGCCCGGTTCATCCATGCCTCGAGCGCAAGCACCTACGGCGACGGGTCGCGCGGCTTCGACGACGATCCGGCCACCCTGGACGACTTGCGCCCCTTAAACATGTACGCCCTGACCAAGCACCTCTTCGACCTGTGGCTCAGGCGGCACGGGTTTCTTTCCCGGGTGGCCAGCCTGAAGTTTTTTAACGTGTTCGGCCCCAACGAATACCACAAGGGAGAGATGCGCAGCGTGGTCTGCAAAGCCTTTGAGAAGATTCGCGACACCGGGCGGCTGGCGCTTTTCAAGTCCGACCGCGAGGACTATCCCGATGGCGGCCAGATGCGCGATTTCGTGTGGGTCAAGGACTGCGCGGAGGTGGTCTGGTGGCTTCTGGAAAATCCCCACGCGGGCGGCATCCTGAACGTGGGAACGGGACAGGCCCGGACCTGGAACGATCTGGCCCGAGCGGTCTTTGCGGCCATGGGCCGGGAACCGAAGATCGACTATGTGGAGATGCCCGGCAAACTTCGCGGCAAATACCAGTATTTCACCGAGGCCAGGGTGGAGCGTCTGCGCGCCGCCGGATACCAGGCCCCCATGACCCCGCTTGAAGACGCGGTGGCGGACTACGTGACCGGCTATCTGGCCACGGACAATCCCTACCTGTCGGCGGCTATTTCTTGCGCTTGA
- the mutL gene encoding DNA mismatch repair endonuclease MutL produces MPHDDTRETRPAASRPIRILPPELQNQIAAGEVVERPASVLKELVENSLDAGASRVEVVVEGGGRGLIQVQDNGFGMTPAELSLAVTRHATSKLASLAELSTIGSYGFRGEALPSIASVSLFRCTSACQGYDEAAMIEVINGRITDQGPAAMTQGTRIEVRDLFAGVPARLKFLKTEATETKLCVETLCRLALARLDVAFKLTCGGRTVHRFPAGQTLQARLAGMWPPAVTEDMVTVSLAHDGFAVTGLVGRPLTAQARADRMLFFVNGRHVRDRVLLSAVREAYKGRLLSREYPQAAIFLAMPPEDVDVNVHPAKSEVRFREESRIFTLVRRAVSEALDKASVMRTSPAPEPWLSGRGEPEKYPGYRDFAAHMQEQDRQAASPEPPYAGPRPFSEPDSFPDPRDSSLAPPPLLREPARPAGAWPQATRNVDPPAVAAHARSAQVAQDAQTASAAPLPGWTRHTGSPFADAASHPGDDRPFLAPPPGKDREPGPGPAATVRDASAPAGIVPGRGMGHGGEEIEYLGQFADTYLLVRMGGSALTLVDQHAAHERVLFAAMRRDGRRGDSRPLGIPLQVALHKSEQAMLGKLWDELRAVGFDLERADPGVLAIKGLPPSLTVAEAGDYLRAALSGQAKKIEDLWTLLSCKAAIKAGTRLVPDEALALLASWRECPERDYCPHGRPVAVRFTEHELERLFKRKK; encoded by the coding sequence ATGCCACATGACGATACGCGCGAAACGCGTCCGGCCGCCTCCCGCCCCATCCGCATCCTGCCGCCCGAACTGCAAAACCAGATCGCGGCCGGAGAGGTGGTGGAGCGCCCGGCCAGCGTGCTCAAGGAACTGGTGGAGAACAGCCTGGACGCCGGGGCCTCCCGGGTGGAGGTCGTTGTCGAGGGCGGCGGCCGGGGACTCATCCAGGTCCAGGACAACGGCTTCGGCATGACCCCGGCGGAACTGTCCCTGGCCGTGACCCGCCACGCCACCAGCAAGCTGGCCAGTCTGGCCGAACTGTCCACCATCGGCAGCTACGGCTTCCGGGGCGAGGCCCTGCCGAGCATCGCCTCCGTGTCGCTGTTCCGCTGCACCTCGGCCTGCCAGGGCTACGATGAAGCGGCCATGATCGAGGTCATAAACGGCCGCATCACGGACCAGGGCCCGGCGGCCATGACCCAGGGAACCCGCATCGAGGTCCGGGATCTCTTCGCCGGGGTTCCGGCCCGGCTCAAATTTCTCAAGACCGAGGCCACGGAAACCAAGTTGTGCGTGGAGACCCTGTGCCGTCTGGCCCTGGCCAGGCTGGACGTGGCCTTCAAGCTGACCTGCGGCGGCCGCACGGTGCATCGCTTTCCGGCCGGACAGACCCTCCAGGCCAGGCTGGCGGGCATGTGGCCCCCGGCGGTGACCGAGGACATGGTGACGGTATCCCTGGCCCACGACGGGTTCGCGGTGACAGGCCTTGTGGGCCGACCGCTCACGGCCCAGGCCCGGGCCGACCGCATGCTTTTTTTCGTGAACGGCCGCCATGTGCGCGACCGGGTGCTCCTGTCCGCCGTGCGCGAGGCCTACAAGGGACGGCTGTTGTCCCGGGAATATCCCCAGGCCGCCATCTTTCTGGCCATGCCTCCCGAAGACGTGGACGTCAACGTCCACCCGGCCAAAAGCGAGGTCCGGTTCCGCGAGGAATCGCGCATCTTCACCCTGGTGCGCCGGGCCGTGTCCGAGGCCCTGGACAAGGCCAGCGTGATGCGCACCTCGCCCGCCCCAGAGCCCTGGCTGTCGGGCCGGGGCGAGCCGGAAAAATATCCGGGCTACCGGGATTTCGCAGCCCATATGCAGGAGCAGGACCGGCAGGCAGCCTCCCCGGAACCGCCCTATGCCGGGCCGCGACCCTTTTCCGAACCGGATTCGTTTCCCGACCCCCGGGACTCCTCCCTGGCCCCGCCGCCGCTTCTGCGCGAGCCCGCCCGGCCCGCCGGGGCATGGCCCCAGGCCACGCGCAACGTGGACCCTCCGGCCGTGGCCGCCCACGCCCGATCCGCCCAGGTCGCCCAGGACGCCCAAACGGCTTCGGCCGCCCCCCTGCCCGGGTGGACGCGACACACCGGATCGCCCTTTGCCGACGCCGCGTCCCACCCAGGCGACGACCGGCCGTTTCTGGCCCCACCGCCCGGGAAGGACCGGGAGCCCGGACCGGGCCCGGCCGCCACCGTGCGCGACGCCTCGGCCCCGGCCGGAATCGTGCCCGGCCGGGGGATGGGACATGGGGGCGAGGAGATCGAATACCTGGGGCAGTTCGCGGACACCTATCTCTTGGTGCGCATGGGCGGGTCGGCCCTGACCCTGGTGGATCAGCACGCGGCCCACGAGCGGGTGCTTTTTGCGGCCATGCGTCGGGACGGCCGACGCGGCGATTCCCGGCCCCTGGGGATTCCGCTTCAGGTGGCCCTGCACAAGTCCGAACAGGCCATGCTGGGAAAGCTGTGGGACGAGTTGCGGGCCGTGGGCTTCGACCTGGAGCGCGCCGACCCCGGGGTGCTGGCGATCAAAGGCCTGCCGCCCTCCCTGACCGTGGCCGAGGCCGGGGACTACCTGCGCGCCGCCCTGTCCGGGCAGGCCAAAAAAATTGAGGATTTATGGACGCTTCTGTCCTGCAAGGCGGCCATCAAGGCCGGGACGCGGCTGGTCCCGGACGAGGCCCTGGCCCTGCTTGCGAGCTGGCGGGAATGCCCGGAGAGGGACTACTGCCCCCACGGACGGCCGGTGGCCGTGCGTTTCACGGAACATGAGCTGGAGCGGCTTTTCAAGCGCAAGAAATAG
- the dnaJ gene encoding molecular chaperone DnaJ produces the protein MSQADYYEILGVGRDAGEDEVKKAYRQMAFKYHPDRNPDDPEAESKFKEAAEAYEVLRDPETRARYDRYGKEGLGGSGFGGFSSTDDVFSTFSDIFGEFFGFGGRAGRGPRPQAGSDLRYDLTVAFRDAAAGTEVALKIPKEVPCAECGGSGAAPGTRPETCRHCGGAGQVHQSQGFFRIAVPCPVCRGQGTVITTPCAACRGRGLLHEIKEISVKVPAGVDNGMRLRLRGEGEPGKNGGPPGDLYVIIRVEPDKVFDRQGQDLIYATEIGFVQAALGDMIEVPTLEGTESMEIPRGTQSGKVFALRGLGLPHPGGRDRGDLLVQVTVTIPKNVTKKQEELLREFQKLEEQKPMKKVKNFFKKAKEAMGN, from the coding sequence ATGTCCCAGGCTGACTACTACGAGATTTTGGGCGTCGGGCGCGATGCGGGTGAGGATGAAGTCAAGAAGGCCTATCGCCAGATGGCCTTCAAGTATCATCCCGACCGTAATCCGGACGACCCCGAGGCCGAGTCCAAGTTCAAGGAGGCCGCCGAGGCCTACGAGGTGTTGCGCGATCCGGAGACCCGGGCGCGGTACGACCGGTATGGCAAGGAAGGGCTTGGCGGGAGCGGTTTCGGCGGTTTTTCCTCAACCGACGATGTGTTCAGCACCTTTTCCGACATCTTCGGGGAATTTTTCGGATTTGGCGGCCGGGCAGGGCGTGGCCCCAGACCCCAGGCCGGGTCCGATCTGCGCTACGATCTGACCGTGGCCTTTCGAGACGCCGCCGCCGGGACGGAAGTCGCCCTGAAGATTCCCAAGGAAGTTCCGTGTGCGGAGTGCGGCGGCAGCGGCGCCGCGCCCGGCACCCGCCCCGAGACCTGCCGCCACTGCGGTGGAGCGGGGCAGGTACACCAAAGCCAGGGATTTTTCCGCATCGCCGTGCCATGCCCCGTGTGCCGGGGCCAGGGCACGGTGATCACCACCCCGTGCGCCGCCTGCCGGGGCCGGGGACTTCTCCACGAGATCAAGGAAATCAGCGTCAAGGTGCCCGCCGGGGTGGACAACGGCATGCGCCTGAGGCTTCGCGGCGAGGGCGAACCCGGCAAAAACGGCGGTCCTCCCGGGGATCTGTACGTGATCATCCGGGTCGAGCCGGACAAGGTTTTTGACCGCCAAGGCCAGGATCTCATTTATGCTACGGAGATAGGCTTCGTGCAGGCGGCTCTCGGCGACATGATCGAGGTGCCCACCCTTGAAGGCACGGAGAGCATGGAGATACCGCGCGGCACCCAGAGCGGCAAGGTCTTCGCCTTGCGCGGCCTGGGTCTGCCGCATCCCGGCGGCCGGGATCGGGGCGATCTCTTGGTCCAGGTCACGGTGACCATCCCGAAAAACGTGACCAAGAAACAGGAAGAGCTTTTGCGCGAGTTTCAGAAGCTTGAAGAGCAAAAGCCCATGAAGAAGGTCAAAAATTTCTTCAAAAAGGCCAAGGAGGCCATGGGGAACTGA
- a CDS encoding undecaprenyl-diphosphate phosphatase has product MDQILSAIVLGIIEGLTEFLPVSSTGHLILAGHLMRFTGEKAASFEVIIQLGAILAVAVMYRDRFLGLLRANPYQRFSGLRGIVLLGLTCIPAALVGFLTHKAIKTYLFGPTTVALALAVGAVAILVVEAMRRRVRFETLDDISPALALGIGVFQCLSLWPGFSRSAATIMGGMLLGAKRSLAAEYSFIAAVPIMCLATAYDFYKSYHLFEAGDLLVLAVGFVVSFFSAWAAVKGFILLLGRTTLRPFAWYRLALAVAVFFFWPA; this is encoded by the coding sequence ATGGACCAGATCCTTTCCGCCATCGTTTTGGGCATCATCGAGGGATTGACCGAATTTTTGCCCGTGTCCTCCACCGGCCACCTGATCCTGGCCGGGCATCTCATGCGCTTTACCGGGGAAAAGGCCGCCAGCTTCGAGGTCATCATCCAGCTCGGGGCCATCCTGGCCGTGGCGGTCATGTACCGGGACCGGTTTCTCGGGCTTCTGCGGGCCAACCCCTACCAGCGGTTCTCAGGACTGCGGGGGATCGTCCTTTTGGGGCTGACCTGCATCCCGGCCGCCCTGGTGGGATTTCTGACCCACAAGGCCATCAAGACCTACCTGTTCGGGCCGACCACCGTGGCCCTGGCCCTGGCCGTGGGGGCCGTGGCCATCCTGGTGGTCGAGGCCATGCGCCGCCGGGTGCGCTTCGAGACCCTGGACGACATCTCCCCGGCCCTGGCCCTGGGCATCGGGGTGTTCCAATGCCTGTCCCTGTGGCCGGGTTTTTCCCGCTCGGCCGCGACCATCATGGGCGGCATGCTGCTTGGGGCCAAGCGTTCCCTGGCTGCGGAATATTCCTTCATCGCCGCCGTGCCCATCATGTGCCTGGCCACGGCCTATGACTTCTACAAGAGCTACCATCTCTTCGAGGCCGGGGATCTGCTGGTTTTGGCCGTGGGATTCGTGGTCTCGTTTTTTTCGGCCTGGGCCGCCGTCAAGGGATTTATTCTGCTGCTTGGCCGCACCACCCTGCGCCCCTTCGCCTGGTACCGGCTGGCCCTGGCCGTTGCGGTCTTTTTTTTCTGGCCCGCCTAG
- a CDS encoding tetratricopeptide repeat protein, translating to MKTCVRAFFLAACLCLAFPLAGQATPDQDFAEALSSIDQGNFPKAVESLNKIISKPEGIEKMNLMSAYNVRALCYSQMNQYDKALGDFEKALAIDPNNAEILGNRAFVYQAMGNLEKAKADAKAAKRIDYKVKVPEF from the coding sequence ATGAAAACGTGTGTTCGCGCCTTTTTTCTCGCTGCCTGCCTATGTCTTGCCTTTCCGCTTGCGGGGCAGGCCACACCTGACCAGGATTTCGCCGAGGCGTTGTCGTCCATTGACCAGGGAAATTTTCCCAAGGCCGTTGAGTCGCTGAACAAGATCATCTCCAAGCCGGAAGGGATTGAGAAGATGAACCTGATGAGCGCCTACAACGTGCGCGCCCTGTGCTATTCCCAGATGAACCAGTACGACAAGGCCCTGGGCGATTTTGAGAAGGCCCTGGCCATCGACCCCAATAATGCCGAGATTCTGGGCAACCGGGCCTTCGTGTATCAGGCCATGGGCAACCTGGAAAAGGCCAAGGCCGACGCCAAGGCCGCCAAGCGCATTGATTACAAGGTCAAGGTTCCGGAGTTTTAG
- the rpoZ gene encoding DNA-directed RNA polymerase subunit omega, producing the protein MARITVEDCLQRINNRFLIVQMAIKRVKQYREGYTPLVECKNKEVVTALREIAAGEVLPSESIVEAGIHVES; encoded by the coding sequence ATGGCTCGAATTACCGTCGAAGATTGCCTGCAGAGAATCAACAACCGGTTCCTCATTGTCCAGATGGCCATCAAACGGGTCAAGCAGTACCGAGAAGGCTACACCCCCCTCGTGGAATGCAAGAACAAGGAAGTGGTCACCGCGCTACGCGAAATTGCCGCCGGTGAGGTTCTGCCTTCCGAGTCCATCGTGGAAGCGGGCATCCATGTTGAATCCTAA
- the moaC gene encoding cyclic pyranopterin monophosphate synthase MoaC, whose amino-acid sequence MSEELSHIDAQGKARMVDVGGKATTRRIAVAAARVILSPKTMALLQEAALPKGDALATAKIAGILAAKRTFELIPLCHPLPLSFADVRFTIDATACAVMIEAEARTDAPTGVEMEALTAASVAALTLYDMCKAVQKDIEVTAVRLLFKSGGKSGVFVSPLWPKDRPYPA is encoded by the coding sequence ATGTCCGAGGAACTCTCCCATATCGACGCCCAGGGCAAAGCCCGCATGGTGGACGTGGGCGGCAAGGCCACGACCCGGCGCATCGCCGTGGCCGCAGCCCGGGTGATTTTGTCGCCGAAAACCATGGCCCTGCTCCAGGAGGCGGCCCTGCCCAAGGGCGACGCCCTGGCCACGGCCAAGATCGCCGGAATCCTGGCCGCCAAGCGGACCTTCGAACTGATCCCCCTGTGCCACCCCCTGCCCCTGTCCTTTGCCGACGTGCGCTTTACGATCGATGCGACCGCCTGCGCCGTGATGATTGAGGCCGAGGCCCGCACCGACGCCCCCACGGGGGTGGAGATGGAGGCCCTGACCGCCGCATCCGTGGCGGCGCTGACCCTCTACGACATGTGCAAGGCTGTTCAAAAGGACATTGAAGTCACGGCCGTGCGGCTTCTCTTTAAGAGCGGCGGCAAGTCCGGCGTCTTCGTGTCCCCGCTGTGGCCCAAGGATCGGCCTTATCCGGCATAA
- the hisH gene encoding imidazole glycerol phosphate synthase subunit HisH — MLAILDYKAGNQTSVRRALDHLGIPCRITSDPAVIAAASGIIFPGVGAAGQAMDELTQTGLDAVIKAQVDAGKPLLGICVGCQILLDYSPENDTKALGIVSGECAMFNRSLTEEDGAPIRVPHMGWNRVKLLRDCEILRGIEPEAEFYFVHSYYPVPAPEFVLAETFYGIDFCSVHGRPGLWAVQFHPEKSGRPGLTLLANFNAYCREAAHAQ; from the coding sequence ATGCTCGCCATTCTCGACTACAAGGCCGGAAACCAGACCAGCGTCCGCCGGGCCCTGGACCATCTCGGCATCCCCTGCCGCATCACCTCCGATCCCGCCGTCATCGCCGCCGCCTCGGGCATCATCTTCCCCGGCGTGGGCGCGGCCGGACAGGCCATGGACGAACTCACCCAGACCGGCCTGGATGCGGTCATCAAGGCCCAGGTGGACGCCGGAAAGCCCCTTCTGGGCATCTGCGTGGGCTGCCAGATCCTCCTCGACTACAGCCCGGAAAACGATACCAAGGCCCTTGGCATCGTGTCCGGCGAATGCGCCATGTTCAACCGGTCCCTGACCGAGGAGGACGGCGCCCCCATCCGGGTGCCGCACATGGGCTGGAACCGCGTCAAACTCCTGCGGGACTGCGAAATTTTGCGAGGGATCGAACCTGAGGCGGAATTCTACTTCGTGCACAGCTATTATCCCGTTCCCGCCCCGGAATTCGTCCTAGCCGAGACCTTCTACGGCATCGACTTCTGCTCCGTGCATGGTCGGCCGGGACTGTGGGCCGTGCAATTCCATCCGGAAAAAAGCGGCCGCCCAGGACTGACGCTTCTGGCCAATTTCAACGCCTACTGCCGGGAGGCCGCCCATGCTCAGTAA